A genomic region of Colletes latitarsis isolate SP2378_abdomen chromosome 7, iyColLati1, whole genome shotgun sequence contains the following coding sequences:
- the LOC143343905 gene encoding fatty acid synthase encodes MEIEPTKVNYASPPPGEEVVISGIAGRFPESENVAQLRENLFNKVDLVTDNYSRWRLDHAEIPWGGGKVTNLSKFDALFFGVHYKQAHTLDPMCRMLLEHTYEAIIDAGINPKDLRGSNTGVIIGSCISESEKTWFYEKLQANGFGITGCSRAMLANRISYFLNLHGPSYSMDTACSSSLVAMDQAYRMIRTGICDKVIVGGSNLCLHPYVSLQFARLGVLSVDCCCKSFDARANGYVRSEAVSVILLQKAKDAKRIYATVVYTKSNCDGYKEQGITFPASAIQRKLLEEFYQECKLSPTCLSFLEAHGTGTSVGDPEELNAIDKVFCKDRTSPLWIGSIKSNMGHTEPASGICSIAKIIIAMETGLIPPNLHFKSPIKGMKCFEEGKVRVVTEPTPWKGGYIGINSFGFGGANAHVLLKSYTKEKVNNGAPSDDLPRLVTVSGRSEEAVETLLHSVESIPVDIEYIRLLQDIHSESIAGHLFRGYVIVGSKTFEKPPKEIQEYSGIKRPIWFVFSGMGSQWVGMGESLLRFPVFAKAIQKCDAVLKPYGVDIVDIITNKDKKTFDNILNSFVGIAAIQIGLVDMLTSVGIEPDNIIGHSVGELGCAYADGCFTAEQMVLSAYSRGLASIETKMIRGSMAAIGLGYDEIKGMCPPDIEVACHNSSDSVTISGPAESMKEFVAKLQANKIFAKEVPCSNIAYHSRYIADAGPKLLAYLKKVIPNPKPRSSKWLSTSVPQSQWSTPAAKYSSAEYHTNNLLNSVLFAETATMIPANAITIEIAPHGLLQAILKRSLGPDVTNIPLTQRGHKNNVEFFTQALGKLYNVGLQPQIANLYPPVQYPVSRGTPMISPNIRWEHSDDWYVPIYSQRLKITTSERTVEIDLNDEVYEYMVHHVIDGRCLVPATGYLILVWETISMLEGKLCDEVPVVFEDVRFERATTISKNSIVTLTVMVHKGSGNFELSEGTSTVVTGVIRRLNNCAQEMISPKFLPEIDDEEPLTTKDIYKEFKLRGYEYSGPFRAIKSASLNGSRGCIAWMKNWAAFMDNMLQIKLIGMDTRSLYVPTAIQKLTIDVRIHNDKIRNFNEDINIPVFMYKDYDAIISGGIEIRGLKANAIQRRKTMVAPVLEEYKFVANRDKAQTTLNEMIVLSTHLALENYTLTNPKILELIDHEDSVSTEEILTPTFLSVLGDLPLIRASVVLAAESERYKKLSFPESVSTVEPNKLPEDGTVFMAAAYNILTKKKQDSLNRLLLATNDHGFILAREATVDNDTYTYLEKCGLNVVLEKSLKDHALLLLKKKEIPPSKTEVVYVNNNEFSWLNKVKETLKREEEKKSNEKGVRLVLVAEGDLENGALGLYKCLMREPNGDIVKTVIIQDENAPKFSLNDPFFVKQLDIDIGINILRPGRVWGTYRHLPLPPLKPILVPHGYANLKVRGDLSSLEWMQGSIQPDMNNKELIKVVYSAINFRDVMLATGKLMPESISKLREMKDCLIGYEFSGIDTSGRRVMGFTKSRALSNFIVPNNYTLWPVPDEWSLEDAATVPCAYSTAIYAFYVFGKLKRGEKVLIHAGSGAVGQAAINVALSEDCEVFTTVGTPEKRQFIREMFPSIDDDHIGNSRDTSFEQMVMKQTHGEGVNIVLNSLAEDKLQASIRCLSYRGRFLEIGKFDLSQNNKLGMEVFLKEVSFHGIMLDCMINGIDLDIQEEMFNFINERMKKIILKPLVRKCFKKNEIESAFRYMAAGKHIGKVLIKIADENEPFITPISAYPRFYAIPNKSYVIVGGLGGLGLELSDWLVLHGAKNLVIISRTGVKDGYQRMRVETWKSYGVKVLIISGVDASQTNDCEFILKSAEKQAPVDGIFNLAALLKDCLCVNQTEKTFEESMKPKAGITKKLDEVSRKICPKLRYFVVFSSLSCGRGSPGQTNYGMGNAVLERICERRVEEGLPGMAIQWGAVGEVGLAAAMLENKQQLVVGGTLQQMISSCLEELEKFLTQSRPIVSSMVVAEKRPSASEASNVLEAVLNIMSIKDLKGVSQNASLAELGMDSMMAVEIKQMLERDFEVLLTPQDIRTLNVAKLVEMSAKGTKKPKKQAAKTVAKAENVSGMELLIRTVNVSILESNYCIELPVKPGEKKNEVFLIPGIEGAAVVFDPLVPKLKVPATCLQMGTYDIGLTVEEMADRLLPYVLERSKHRSDFVIVGYSFGSMIAIELVRRLEAHAFVGKLLLIDGSPDYMKAIMAKQHFATSSTDFENNLLTGMLTVTKATTVAELKMELTKCSTWEEKLDKFVIHTPSEIKEIYPPEAQKAIATFLYKRQCVIDIYDCDSLQPLRTPITLLTPITPILPMSDPTYGLSKLTYGKVIVHQVEGDHITMLDSPKVAAAINGDPLEDEESFKEHLRLGPSEVTILRKGIS; translated from the exons ATGGAAATAGAGCCAACGAAAGTGAATTACGCTTCACCACCACCTGGGGAGGAAGTGGTAATCTCAGGAATTGCTGGCAGattcccagaaagcgagaatgtGGCACAGCTGAGGGAAAATCTGTTTAACAAAGTGGACCTCGTCACTGATAACTATTCGCGATGGAGGCTAG ATCACGCGGAAATTCCATGGGGCGGCGGGAAGGTGACGAATTTGAGCAAGTTCGACGCACTCTTCTTTGGTGTCCATTACAAGCAAGCCCACACACTGGATCCCATGTGCAGGATGCTGCTAGAGCACACTTACGAAGCGATCATCGACGCAGGAATAAATCCGAAAGACTTACGAGGGAGCAACACAGGTGTTATCATTGGCTCCTGTATCAGCGAGTCGGAGAAGACCTGGTTCTACGAAAAATTACAG GCGAACGGCTTTGGTATCACTGGCTGCAGCAGAGCCATGTTGGCCAACAGAATTTCTTACTTCCTGAATTTGCACGGTCCGTCGTACTCGATGGACACAGCTTGCAGTTCCAGCTTGGTGGCCATGGATCAGGCCTACAGAATGATACGAACGGGGATATGCGACAAAGTCATCGTCGGAGGCTCGAATCTCTGTCTTCACCCCTACGTGTCGCTCCAATTCGCGCGACTTG GCGTGCTGTCCGTGGACTGTTGCTGCAAGTCCTTCGATGCTCGAGCCAACGGTTACGTGCGCAGCGAAGCCGTGAGCGTGATCCTGTTGCAAAAGGCGAAGGACGCCAAAAGAATTTACGCGACGGTGGTCTACACGAAGTCGAATTGCGACGGTTACAAGGAGCAGGGTATCACGTTCCCCGCCAGCGCGATACAGAGGAAGCTTTTGGAGGAATTCTATCAAGAGTGCAAACTCTCCCCGACCTGCCTGTCCTTCTTGGAGGCCCACGGAACAGGAACCAGCGTCGGCGATCCCGAGGAACTCAACGCCATCGACAAGGTCTTCTGCAAAGATAGGACCTCGCCCCTTTGGATTGGTTCTATTAAATCGAATATGGGACACACCGAACCTGCCAGTGGTATCTGCTCGATCGCCAAG ATAATCATCGCAATGGAGACCGGTTTGATCCCGCCGAATCTGCATTTCAAAAGTCCCATAAAGGGCATGAAATGTTTCGAAGAGGGGAAGGTTCGGGTGGTTACGGAGCCAACACCATGGAAGGGTGGCTACATCGGAATAAACTCCTTTGGTTTCGGTGGTGCAAACGCCCatgttttactgaaatcatacaCGAAAGAGAAAGTGAACAACGGAGCACCTTCCGACGATTTGCCTAGGCTCGTAACTGTGTCTGGTCGTTCGGAAGAGGCTGTCGAAACCCTTTTACACTCT GTGGAAAGTATACCGGTGGATATAGAATACATACGACTATTGCAAGATATTCATTCCGAAAGTATAGCTGGTCACTTGTTCAGGGGTTACGTTATCGTCGGTTCTAAAACATTCGAAAAGCCGCCAAAGGAGATTCAAGAGTACTCGGGCATCAAGAGGCCGATTTGGTTCGTATTCTCTGGAATGGGATCGCAATGGGTtggcatgg GCGAGTCGCTGCTGAGGTTCCCCGTCTTCGCCAAGGCGATACAGAAATGCGACGCGGTTTTGAAGCCGTACGGCGTTGATATCGTTGATATCATCACAAACAAAGACAAGAAGACTTTCGACAATATTTTAAACTCCTTCGTTGGAATTGCTGCGATTCAG ATTGGTCTGGTTGATATGCTGACATCCGTGGGCATAGAGCCCGACAATATCATTGGCCATTCAGTGGGCGAACTTGGCTGCGCCTATGCCGATGGATGCTTCACCGCCGAACAAATGGTCCTCTCGGCGTATTCCAGAGGCCTGGCGTCGATCGAGACGAAAATGATCCGCGGATCCATGGCGGCGATTGGTCTTGGTTACGATGAAATTAAGGGCATGTGTCCACCGGATATCGAAGTGGCGTGCCACAATAGTTCCGACAGTGTCACTATCAGTGGTCCCGCGGAGTCCATGAAAGAGTTTGTAGCTAAGTTGCAG GCCAACAAGATCTTTGCGAAAGAAGTTCCTTGTAGCAACATCGCCTACCACAGTCGCTACATCGCGGATGCAGGGCCGAAACTCTTGGCGTACTTGAAGAAAGTGATACCGAACCCGAAACCGCGAAGTTCCAAGTGGTTGAGCACGTCGGTGCCCCAGAGTCAATGGTCGACACCGGCCGCGAAGTACTCATCCGCCGAATACCACACGAACAATTTGTTGAACTCTGTGCTATTCGCGGAGACGGCGACCATGATTCCGGCGAACGCGATAACCATCGAGATCGCTCCTCACGGTCTCTTACAGGCCATCTTGAAGAGGTCTTTGGGCCCTGACGTGACGAACATACCGTTGACTCAACGGGGGCACAAAAATAATGTCGAGTTCTTCACCCAAGCTTTAGGAAAATTATACAACGTTGGTTTGCAACCGCAGATTGCGAATCTCTACCCGCCTGTTCAATATCCTGTCAGTCGTGGCACTCCCATGATCTCTCCTAATATAAG GTGGGAACACTCCGACGATTGGTACGTGCCAATTTATTCGCAACGTCTGAAAATAACCACGTCGGAGAGAACCGTAGAGATCGATCTTAACGACGAGGTTTATGAATACATGGTCCACCACGTAATCGATGGAAGATGTTTAGTTCCAGCTACTGGGTACCTGATCTTGGTGTGGGAAActatcagtatgttagaggggAAGCTCTGCGATGAGGTACCGGTTGTGTTTGAGGACGTAAGGTTCGAACGCGCGACTACTATCAGCAAGAACAGTATCGTTACGTTGACAGTGATGGTTCACAAAG GTTCTGGAAATTTCGAATTATCCGAGGGAACTTCGACCGTGGTAACAGGAGTGATACGCAGACTGAATAATTGTGCGCAAGAGATGATCTCTCCCAAGTTTTTGCCAGAGATCGACGACGAGGAACCTCTGACCACCAAAGACATCTACAAGGAGTTTAAACTGCGTGGCTACGAATACAGCGGACCATTCCGTGCGATAAAGAGTGCGTCGTTGAATGGTTCCAGGGGTTGTATCGCGTGGATGAAGAACTGGGCTGCTTTTATGGACAATATGTTGCAAATCAAGTTGATTGGAATGGATACCAGATCTCTATACGTGCCGACAGCGATACAGAAGTTGACAATAGACGTTAGGATTCACAACGATAAGATTCGAAACTTCAACGAGGATATCA ATATACCAGTGTTCATGTACAAAGATTACGACGCAATAATATCCGGAGGCATAGAAATTCGCGGTCTGAAAGCGAATGCCattcaacgacgaaagacaatggTGGCGCCAGTTTTAGAGGAATACAAGTTCGTGGCCAATCGCGATAAAGCTCAAACTACGCTGAATGAAATGATCGTGTTGTCGACTCACCTGGCGCTAGAAAACTATACGTTGACAAACCCAAAGATTCTCGAGCTGATCGATCACGAGGACAGCGTCTCCACCGAGGAGATTCTTACTCCCACGTTCCTTAGCGTGCTCGGAGACTTACCGCTGATTCGTGCAAGCGTGGTTCTTGCCGCAGAATCCGAACGTTATAAGAAATTATCTTTTCCCGAGTCCGTCAGCACGGTAGAACCGAACAAATTACCGGAAGATGGAACTGTCTTCATGGCAGCCGCCTACAACATTTTGACGAAGAAGAAACAGGACTCTCTGAATCGACTTCTGCTCGCGACCAATGATCACGGTTTCATCTTGGCTCGAGAGGCAACGGTCGACAACGATACTTACACCTACTTGGAGAAGTGCGGGCTGAATGTTGTGTTGGAGAAGAGCCTCAAGGACCATGCGCTATTGCTTCTGAAAAAGAAGGAAATTCCCCCTTCAAAAACGGAAGTCGTATACGTGAACAATAACGAGTTCAGTTGGCTGAACAAAGTAAAGGAAACATTGAAAAGAGAAGAAGAAAAGAAGAGTAACGAGAAGGGCGTAAGATTGGTCTTGGTTGCCGAGGGTGACTTGGAAAATGGCGCTCTGGGTCTGTAcaaatgtctgatgagggagccTAACGGTGACATTGTAAAAACCGTGATCATTCAGGATGAGAATGCTCCAAAGTTTTCGCTGAACGATCCGTTTTTCGTTAAGCAGCTTGACATCGATATTGGAATTAATATTCTACGACCTGGAAGAGTTTGGGGCACGTACAGACATTTGCCTTTACCACCGTTGAAACCTATTCTAGTTCCCCATGGCTATGCGAATTTGAAG GTCAGGGGAGATTTGAGCTCCTTGGAATGGATGCAGGGCTCGATCCAGCCTGACATGAATAACAAGGAACTTATTAAAGTAGTGTACTCCGCCATAAATTTCAGAGACGTGATGTTGGCCACTGGTAAGCTGATGCCAGAGTCTATATCAAAACTCAGAGAGATGAAGGACTGCTTAATCGGATACGAGTTCAGTGGAATAGACACCAGCGGCCGTCGTGTGATGGGATTCACTAAAAGCAG GGCTTTGTCAAACTTCATAGTCCCAAACAATTACACCCTGTGGCCAGTACCAGACGAATGGTCCTTGGAAGATGCAGCAACGGTTCCCTGCGCATACTCTACCGCCATTTACGCCTTCTACGTTTTCGGAAAGTTAAAGAGGGGCGAAAAAGTCCTGATCCACGCTGGCAGCGGAGCTGTCGGCCAAGCCGCGATCAACGTAGCCCTATCCGAAGACTGCGAGGTCTTCACCACTGTCGGAACACCGGAGAAAAGACAATTCATCAGAGAGATGTTCCCCAGCATCGACGATGACCACATTGGCAACTCTCGGGACACCAGCTTCGAGCAGATGGTGATGAAACAGACCCATGGCGAGGGGGTCAACATAGTCCTGAATTCATTGGCGGAGGACAAACTCCAAGCGTCAATTCGTTGCTTGAGCTACCGGGGTCGTTTCCTGGAAATCGGTAAATTCGACCTGTCCCAGAACAATAAACTAGGAATGGAAGTGTTTTTGAAGGAAGTCAGTTTCCACGGGATCATGTTGGACTGTATGATCAACGGCATCGACCTTGACATTCAAGAAGAAATGTTTAATTTCATCAACGAGCGCATGAAAAAGATTATTTTGAAGCCATTGGTCAGGAAATGTTTTAAGAAGAACGAGATAGAGTCTGCGTTCAGGTATATGGCAGCCGGCAAGCATATAGGAAAG GTTCTAATCAAAATAGCCGACGAAAATGAGCCCTTCATCACACCGATATCCGCCTACCCGCGGTTCTATGCCATACCCAACAAAAGCTACGTGATCGTCGGCGGCTTGGGCGGACTGGGACTGGAGCTTTCAGACTGGTTGGTGCTTCACGGCGCCAAGAATTTGGTGATAATCTCGCGTACCGGCGTGAAGGACGGCTATCAGCGGATGAGGGTAGAAACGTGGAAATCGTACGGCGTGAAGGTGCTAATCATTTCCGGCGTGGACGCGTCTCAGACCAACGACTGCGAATTCATCTTAAAGTCCGCGGAGAAGCAGGCCCCGGTGGACGGCATCTTCAACCTCGCGGCGCTGTTGAAGGACTGcctctgcgtgaaccaaaccgagaAGACCTTCGAGGAAAGCATGAAACCCAAGGCAGGAATCACCAAGAAGCTAGACGAGGTTTCGAGGAAGATTTGCCCGAAACTCCGTTACTTTGTGGTGTTCTCTTCGCTTTCTTGCGGAAGAGGTAGCCCGGGACAGACGAATTACGGCATGGGCAACGCGGTGCTGGAGAGGATTTGCGAGAGAAGGGTGGAAGAAGGCTTACCGGGCATGGCGATACAATGGGGAGCCGTGGGAGAGGTTGGTCTAGCTGCCGCAATGCTGGAGAACAAGCAACAACTAGTGGTCGGTGGAACCCTACAGCAGATGATATCGTCGTGTCTGGAGGAGCTGGAGAAATTCCTGACGCAAAGCCGACCAATCGTCTCTAGTATGGTCGTGGCGGAGAAACGTCCTAGCGCCAGCGAAGCTAGCAACGTTCTTGAGGCAGTACTGAACATTATGA GTATAAAGGATCTTAAGGGCGTCAGTCAGAATGCGTCGTTAGCCGAACTTGGAATGGACTCCATGATGGCTGTGGAAATAAAACAAATGTTGGAGCGAGACTTCGAGGTGCTTCTAACTCCGCAGGATATACGAACCCTAAACGTGGCCAAGCTTGTGGAGATGTCGGCGAAAGGCACCAAGAAACCAAAAAAACAGGCCGCGAAAACTGTCGCCAAAGCGGAAAACGTGTCTGGCATGGAGCTGTTGATACGAACGGTGAATGTATCGATACTGGAATCCAATTATTGTATAGAGCTTCCCGTCAAACCTGGCGAAAAAAAGAACGAAGTATTCCTCATACCAGGCATCGAAGGAGCCGCTGTAGTCTTCGATCCGTTAGTGCCGAAATTAAAGGTCCCCGCCACCTGTTTACAGATGGGAACGTACGATATTGGACTAACTGTGGAGGAAATGGCGGATCGTCTTTTGCCT TATGTTTTAGAAAGGAGTAAACACCGAAGTGACTTCGTTATTGTGGGTTACTCGTTCGGATCGATGATAGCTATCGAGCTTGTTAGGAGATTAGAAGCTCATGCTTTCGTTGGTAAACTTCTACTGATCGATGGATCGCCCGATTACATGAAAGCAATAATGGCTAAGCAACATTTTGCAACTTCGAGCACGGACTTCGAAAACAATCTTCTAACTGGCATGTTGACCGTCACCAAGGCGACTACCGTCGCAGAG ttAAAAATGGAATTGACCAAATGCAGCACTTGGGAAGAAAAGTTAGACAAATTTGTAATCCATACACCCTCTGAAATTAAGGAAATTTACCCTCCTGAGGCTCAAAAAGCAATTGCTACGTTCCTGTATAAACGTCAATGCGTTATAGACATCTATGACTGTGACTCTTTGCAACCTCTTAGAACTCCTATCACCTTACTGACACCAATAACGCCGATTCTACCGATGAGTGATCCAACTTACGGACTGAGCAAG ttaacttatggaaAGGTAATTGTACACCAAGTCGAAGGTGACCATATCACGATGCTAGATAGCCCGAAAGTTGCAGCAGCGATCAACGGTGATCCTCTAGAAGACGAGGAATCGTTTAAAGAACATCTGCGTCTCGGACCCTCTGAAGTCACAATCCTCAGGAAGGGCATATCGTGA